The following are encoded together in the Pectobacterium wasabiae CFBP 3304 genome:
- a CDS encoding SMI1/KNR4 family protein, with amino-acid sequence MTIEKTDLDKWDMDEPNFIPDVNKINSSITFIQNELKIVVPNEMQKLMFLTNDKPVGPAEDIDSVLAKYNDKTIIIDIEIIYSSNYIVEYTKLSQESVYDKRFLLPNGLIVIGSTYDDAGDACLIYDVRPDSITYKNVFHWRYYADNLIMGEGLGLIAHSLKEFLSMPTSEDEL; translated from the coding sequence ATGACAATTGAGAAAACTGATCTTGATAAATGGGATATGGATGAACCTAATTTCATTCCAGATGTGAATAAAATAAATTCATCTATAACATTCATTCAGAATGAGTTGAAAATAGTGGTTCCTAACGAAATGCAAAAACTAATGTTTTTGACAAATGATAAACCAGTGGGGCCAGCAGAGGATATTGACAGTGTTTTGGCTAAATACAACGATAAAACAATAATTATTGATATAGAAATCATCTATAGCAGTAATTATATAGTGGAATACACAAAACTGTCTCAAGAATCTGTTTATGACAAGCGATTTTTGTTACCCAATGGATTGATTGTTATTGGTTCAACGTATGATGATGCTGGTGATGCCTGCCTGATTTATGATGTAAGACCTGATTCCATTACATATAAAAATGTATTTCACTGGCGATATTATGCTGATAATTTAATTATGGGCGAGGGATTGGGATTGATTGCTCACTCATTGAAGGAATTTCTAAGTATGCCAACATCAGAAGATGAGTTGTAA
- the accB gene encoding acetyl-CoA carboxylase biotin carboxyl carrier protein, whose translation MDIRKIKKLIELVEESGIAELEISEGEESVRISRAPAAVNYPMMQQAYATPMMQPQPALAAAVAPAPVETAAAPAAISGHIVRSPMVGTFYRTPSPDAKSFVEVGQHVNVGDTLCIVEAMKMMNQIEADKAGVVKAILVENGQPVEFDEPLVVIE comes from the coding sequence ATGGATATTCGTAAAATCAAAAAACTGATCGAACTGGTTGAAGAGTCCGGCATCGCCGAACTGGAAATTTCTGAAGGTGAAGAATCAGTACGTATCAGTCGTGCCCCAGCCGCGGTTAACTACCCGATGATGCAACAGGCCTACGCAACGCCAATGATGCAGCCACAGCCTGCACTGGCCGCCGCCGTTGCACCAGCGCCAGTGGAAACTGCAGCCGCACCGGCTGCCATCAGTGGGCACATCGTTCGTTCTCCAATGGTTGGAACCTTCTACCGCACCCCAAGCCCGGATGCTAAATCTTTCGTGGAAGTGGGTCAGCACGTCAACGTTGGCGATACCCTGTGCATCGTCGAAGCCATGAAAATGATGAACCAGATCGAAGCCGACAAAGCGGGCGTGGTTAAAGCCATCCTGGTCGAAAACGGTCAACCGGTTGAATTTGACGAGCCACTGGTTGTCATCGAATAA
- the accC gene encoding acetyl-CoA carboxylase biotin carboxylase subunit, whose protein sequence is MLDKIVIANRGEIALRILRACKELGIKTVAVHSSADRDLKHVLLADETVCIGPAPSTKSYLNIPAIISAAEITGSVAIHPGYGFLSENADFAEQVERSGFIFIGPRAETIRLMGDKVSAITAMKKAGVPTVPGSDGPLTDDMDANRVHAKRIGYPVIIKASGGGGGRGMRVVRSDKELEQSINMTRAEAKAAFNNDMVYMEKYLENPRHVEIQILADGQGHAVYLAERDCSMQRRHQKVVEEAPAPGITDELRRNIGERCAKACIDINYRGAGTFEFLYENGEFYFIEMNTRIQVEHPVTEMITGVDLIKEQLRIAAGQPLSIKQKDVKVRGHAVECRINAEDPNTFLPSPGKITRFHAPGGFGVRWESHIYAGYTVPPYYDSMIGKLITYGETREIAISRMKNALAELIIDGIKTNIELQMKIMSDENFQRGGTNIHYLEKKLGLQ, encoded by the coding sequence ATGCTAGATAAAATCGTTATCGCTAACCGCGGAGAGATTGCGCTGCGTATTTTGCGTGCCTGTAAAGAGCTGGGCATCAAAACCGTCGCCGTTCACTCCAGTGCGGATCGCGATTTGAAACACGTATTGCTGGCGGACGAAACCGTGTGTATCGGCCCAGCACCGTCAACAAAAAGCTATCTGAATATCCCAGCGATTATTTCCGCTGCGGAAATCACCGGTTCCGTCGCAATCCACCCTGGCTACGGTTTCCTGTCCGAGAACGCGGATTTTGCTGAGCAGGTTGAACGCTCTGGCTTTATTTTCATCGGCCCACGCGCAGAAACCATTCGCCTGATGGGCGATAAAGTGTCTGCCATCACCGCAATGAAAAAAGCAGGTGTTCCAACCGTACCAGGCTCTGATGGCCCTTTGACCGACGATATGGACGCTAACCGTGTTCATGCAAAACGCATCGGCTATCCGGTCATCATCAAAGCCTCTGGCGGCGGCGGTGGTCGTGGTATGCGCGTGGTGCGCAGCGACAAAGAGTTGGAACAATCCATCAACATGACCCGTGCGGAAGCCAAAGCGGCTTTCAACAACGACATGGTCTACATGGAAAAATATCTGGAAAATCCACGTCACGTGGAAATTCAGATTCTGGCTGATGGTCAGGGCCACGCCGTCTATCTGGCCGAACGTGACTGCTCCATGCAGCGTCGCCACCAGAAAGTGGTGGAAGAAGCGCCAGCACCGGGCATTACGGATGAACTGCGTCGCAATATCGGTGAGCGCTGCGCCAAAGCCTGTATCGATATCAACTATCGTGGTGCGGGTACGTTCGAGTTCCTGTACGAAAACGGTGAGTTCTATTTCATCGAAATGAACACCCGTATTCAGGTGGAGCATCCAGTCACCGAGATGATTACCGGTGTGGATCTGATCAAAGAGCAGTTGCGTATTGCTGCCGGTCAGCCGCTGTCCATCAAGCAGAAAGACGTCAAGGTTCGCGGCCATGCGGTGGAATGCCGTATCAACGCAGAAGATCCGAACACGTTCCTGCCAAGCCCGGGTAAAATTACGCGTTTCCACGCGCCGGGCGGCTTTGGTGTCCGTTGGGAATCGCATATTTACGCTGGTTATACCGTACCGCCGTATTACGATTCCATGATCGGCAAGCTGATCACCTACGGCGAAACCCGCGAAATCGCGATTTCCCGTATGAAGAACGCGCTGGCTGAACTGATCATCGATGGCATCAAAACCAACATCGAACTTCAGATGAAGATCATGAGCGACGAAAACTTCCAGAGAGGTGGCACTAACATCCACTATCTGGAGAAGAAACTCGGCTTGCAGTAA
- the aroQ gene encoding type II 3-dehydroquinate dehydratase — MAENFHILLLNGPNLNLLGTREPDKYGKTTLADIVSGLETQAQALNVKFSHLQSNAEHVLIDTIHQARGNTDFILINPAAFTHTSVALRDALLAVAIPFIEIHLSNVHAREPFRHHSYLSDVAVGVICGLGADGYQYALQTAVKRLSTSN, encoded by the coding sequence ATGGCAGAAAATTTTCACATTTTGCTCTTGAATGGTCCAAACCTGAATCTGCTAGGTACCCGGGAGCCAGACAAATACGGTAAGACGACGTTAGCAGACATTGTCAGCGGGCTGGAAACACAGGCGCAGGCATTGAACGTGAAGTTTTCCCATCTGCAATCCAATGCGGAACATGTCTTGATAGACACGATCCATCAGGCCAGAGGAAACACAGACTTCATTCTGATTAACCCGGCGGCATTTACCCACACCAGCGTTGCGCTGCGGGATGCTCTGCTGGCGGTCGCCATTCCGTTTATCGAAATTCATCTGTCCAACGTGCACGCACGTGAGCCTTTTCGTCATCACTCCTATCTTTCTGATGTTGCGGTAGGCGTGATATGCGGCCTGGGGGCAGATGGTTATCAGTATGCTTTACAGACGGCGGTAAAACGCCTGTCAACTTCCAATTAA
- the modD gene encoding ModD protein, with amino-acid sequence MMYIPDAYLDQLLLEDIQYGDITTRALGIGQGEGEITFFHRQGGCVSGLPVAERLLQRLGLRVTYSVQEGERVQPDEAILSATGKVAALHQGWKVTQNVLEWCCGVSEYLYQMKAIYTREVPSGQIACTRKIIPGTKPLSVLAVLAGGGIVHRLGCAETILLFTNHRRFLPHQDDWASHIAQLRHAAPEKAVIVEVDHPDEAIQALNAGPDILQLDKFTPEQVASTLAYAARYAPACKVSAAGGINLKTVQRYAETGVSLLVTSAPYHAPSADVRVVLTPIF; translated from the coding sequence ATGATGTATATCCCGGATGCGTACCTTGACCAACTCCTGCTGGAAGATATTCAGTACGGTGATATCACCACCCGAGCGCTGGGAATTGGCCAAGGGGAAGGGGAAATCACCTTTTTCCATCGTCAGGGGGGATGCGTCAGCGGGCTGCCGGTGGCGGAACGTTTGTTGCAGCGGTTGGGATTACGAGTGACGTATAGCGTTCAGGAAGGTGAGCGCGTGCAACCCGATGAGGCGATACTTTCTGCCACAGGAAAGGTTGCCGCGTTACATCAAGGCTGGAAGGTCACGCAGAACGTTCTGGAGTGGTGCTGTGGCGTCAGCGAATATCTGTATCAAATGAAGGCCATTTATACTCGCGAGGTTCCATCCGGGCAGATTGCCTGTACGCGTAAAATTATTCCCGGCACGAAACCGCTCTCGGTACTGGCTGTGCTGGCTGGTGGTGGCATTGTGCATCGCTTAGGGTGTGCCGAAACTATTCTGCTATTTACGAATCATCGCCGTTTTTTGCCGCATCAGGATGATTGGGCCTCTCATATTGCTCAGTTGCGCCACGCTGCGCCGGAGAAAGCCGTCATCGTAGAGGTGGATCATCCCGATGAGGCGATACAGGCGCTCAACGCTGGGCCAGATATTCTACAGCTTGATAAATTTACGCCTGAGCAGGTGGCCTCCACACTGGCTTATGCTGCCCGATATGCGCCTGCGTGTAAGGTGTCTGCTGCGGGGGGAATCAACCTGAAAACGGTCCAACGTTATGCCGAAACGGGGGTGTCGCTGCTGGTCACGTCTGCGCCTTACCATGCGCCATCTGCCGATGTTCGCGTCGTTTTAACACCTATATTTTAA
- a CDS encoding TonB-dependent receptor plug domain-containing protein yields MQIKKLSWLLSVSLLPASCAYAASGEGSENTKDKDVMTVWSSPVAATNDVVNQETINRLNRHNVAEALNIVPGVMLQKSGGRSEQQVKVRGFDSRQVPVFLDGVPIYVPYDGNLDLGRFQASDLAAVEVSKGYTSLLQGPNQMGGSINLTTLRPKKELEANVRVNQGWSRGRDNAHNMDASFGGKSDLGFFQISGSRQKQRFTGLPHGVDNPTAGSEGQRMNSANDDKRGMLKVGFTPRESDEYTFTYINQEGEKNTPPYAGNSSQSARYWQWPDYNKESYYYQGTTKLSDRVTLKSRFYHDEFENTLLMYKTLADFKSKSGNYSHYADFSNGAGLQLGIDMRELDQLSFALHWKDDVHREKGALDAPYDRYKDRTWSMASEYQWNLSDKLDAVFGVSYDWRDSKQGMKHEKNGALTTYDQNNQDAFNWQMMTKYRFDNRDELQFSLSERSRFPTLKERYTTSKPAKNQTALVNPNLKPERAQNLELNYRGGLTEGWGYDASVYYNRVSDAILAHNITPSLIQNRNSGRVDYYGMDLGIHGDVKDWLTVGVNYGLIHSDVKRKDVGNIVDLPKHKVFAWATITPFEPVSITVMEEARSWGFNNSDNNDKTHGFAMTNVRVDYRLGAGFSVNASVNNLFDTAYAYQEGYVEEGRNYWLGVAYQY; encoded by the coding sequence ATGCAAATAAAAAAATTAAGTTGGTTGTTGTCCGTCAGTTTATTACCTGCCTCTTGTGCGTATGCCGCTTCTGGTGAAGGGAGTGAGAATACGAAGGATAAGGATGTGATGACGGTGTGGAGCAGTCCGGTCGCGGCAACCAACGATGTGGTCAATCAAGAAACCATTAATCGATTAAATCGACACAACGTGGCTGAAGCACTGAATATCGTGCCGGGCGTGATGTTACAAAAATCAGGTGGGCGCAGCGAACAGCAGGTGAAAGTCCGCGGCTTTGATAGCCGACAGGTGCCGGTTTTTCTCGACGGCGTACCGATTTATGTTCCCTATGATGGGAACTTGGATCTTGGCCGTTTCCAGGCTTCCGATTTAGCTGCGGTTGAAGTGTCTAAAGGGTATACCTCGCTGCTGCAAGGCCCGAATCAAATGGGCGGCTCGATTAACCTTACGACGCTACGGCCGAAAAAAGAGCTGGAAGCCAATGTGCGTGTGAATCAGGGCTGGTCACGCGGGCGCGACAATGCCCATAACATGGATGCGTCGTTTGGCGGGAAAAGCGATCTTGGGTTCTTTCAGATTAGCGGTAGCCGTCAGAAGCAACGGTTTACCGGGTTGCCCCATGGGGTTGATAACCCGACCGCCGGTAGTGAAGGCCAGCGGATGAATTCTGCCAACGATGATAAGCGTGGCATGCTGAAGGTTGGGTTCACACCACGAGAGTCAGATGAATATACGTTTACCTACATCAATCAGGAAGGTGAAAAGAATACGCCGCCTTATGCGGGTAACAGCAGTCAGTCGGCACGCTATTGGCAATGGCCGGACTACAACAAGGAAAGTTATTACTATCAGGGTACGACAAAGTTAAGTGACAGAGTGACGTTAAAAAGCCGCTTCTATCACGATGAATTTGAAAATACCTTGCTGATGTATAAAACGCTGGCGGATTTCAAAAGCAAGAGTGGGAACTATAGCCACTATGCGGACTTTAGTAACGGCGCGGGGCTGCAACTAGGGATTGATATGCGTGAACTGGATCAGTTGTCGTTTGCCCTACACTGGAAAGATGACGTTCATCGTGAAAAAGGGGCATTGGATGCACCTTACGATCGTTACAAGGATCGTACCTGGTCGATGGCAAGCGAATACCAGTGGAATCTGTCTGACAAGCTAGATGCGGTATTTGGCGTGAGCTACGACTGGCGCGACAGCAAGCAGGGCATGAAGCATGAAAAGAATGGTGCGCTAACGACGTATGACCAAAATAATCAGGATGCGTTTAACTGGCAGATGATGACGAAGTATCGCTTCGATAATCGCGACGAACTGCAATTCTCGCTGTCTGAACGCAGCCGTTTCCCTACGCTGAAAGAACGCTACACCACGTCTAAACCTGCCAAAAATCAGACCGCATTGGTTAACCCTAATTTGAAACCAGAACGTGCGCAAAACCTTGAGCTGAACTATCGCGGTGGCCTTACCGAGGGCTGGGGTTACGATGCCAGCGTGTACTATAACCGCGTATCAGATGCGATTCTGGCGCATAACATTACTCCAAGTCTGATCCAAAACCGTAACAGTGGACGGGTAGATTATTACGGCATGGATCTGGGCATTCACGGTGATGTCAAAGACTGGTTAACGGTTGGGGTTAACTACGGGCTGATTCATAGTGATGTAAAACGCAAAGACGTTGGCAACATTGTGGATTTGCCGAAACATAAGGTATTTGCCTGGGCAACGATCACGCCTTTTGAACCGGTCAGCATTACGGTGATGGAAGAAGCGCGTAGCTGGGGATTCAATAATTCAGATAATAATGATAAAACCCACGGATTTGCGATGACCAATGTGCGGGTGGATTATCGTTTGGGAGCGGGTTTCAGCGTGAATGCATCGGTCAATAACCTGTTCGATACGGCTTACGCTTATCAGGAAGGCTATGTCGAGGAAGGGCGTAACTACTGGTTAGGCGTTGCTTACCAATACTAA
- the acuI gene encoding acrylyl-CoA reductase (NADPH), with translation MQALVLEQSDGLTHAQIREIDAKQLPAGDVIVDISWSSINYKDALAITGKGKIIRNFPMVPGIDFVGTVGHSDSDRFSVGQPVILTGWGVGENHWGGLAQQARVKSDWLVPLPASLDARNAMILGTAGFTAMLCVMALEDGGVTPESGDIIVTGASGGVGSTAVALLAELGYQVTAVSGRAGNTDYLKKLGAKQVLDRSEFSGSPRPLEKQRWAGAVDTVGDNVLATLLAQMDYNSTVAACGLAGGIALPTTVMPFILRNVRLQGVDSVMTPLARRQQAWDRLAAILPESFYQQVTQEIGLEDVPATAAALLENKVTGRTLVKIS, from the coding sequence ATGCAGGCTTTAGTTCTTGAACAGTCAGACGGACTGACCCATGCTCAGATTCGCGAGATTGACGCAAAGCAGCTTCCCGCCGGGGATGTGATAGTCGATATCAGTTGGTCCAGCATTAATTATAAAGATGCGCTTGCCATTACGGGCAAAGGCAAAATTATTCGTAATTTCCCGATGGTTCCAGGAATCGATTTTGTCGGTACGGTAGGCCACAGCGACAGCGATCGGTTTAGCGTCGGCCAGCCCGTTATCCTGACCGGTTGGGGTGTAGGTGAAAACCATTGGGGCGGTTTGGCACAGCAGGCTCGCGTGAAGAGCGATTGGCTGGTGCCGCTCCCTGCATCGCTGGATGCGCGTAACGCGATGATCCTTGGTACGGCAGGCTTTACCGCGATGCTGTGCGTAATGGCACTGGAAGACGGCGGCGTGACGCCGGAAAGCGGCGACATTATTGTAACGGGTGCCAGCGGCGGCGTCGGCAGCACGGCCGTCGCCCTGCTTGCAGAGCTGGGCTATCAGGTTACCGCCGTCAGCGGCCGTGCTGGTAACACGGATTATCTGAAAAAGCTGGGTGCCAAACAGGTGCTGGATCGCAGCGAATTCAGCGGGAGTCCTCGTCCGTTGGAGAAACAACGTTGGGCTGGTGCGGTTGATACCGTCGGCGATAACGTGCTGGCGACGCTGTTGGCGCAGATGGATTACAACTCGACGGTCGCCGCGTGCGGTCTGGCTGGCGGTATTGCACTGCCAACAACCGTGATGCCCTTTATTTTACGCAATGTTCGTCTGCAAGGTGTGGATTCCGTCATGACACCGCTGGCTCGCCGCCAGCAAGCGTGGGATCGTCTGGCTGCCATCCTGCCGGAGTCGTTCTACCAGCAGGTGACGCAGGAAATCGGGTTGGAAGACGTACCTGCCACTGCCGCCGCGCTACTGGAAAACAAAGTCACTGGCCGCACGCTGGTGAAAATCAGCTAA
- the msrP gene encoding protein-methionine-sulfoxide reductase catalytic subunit MsrP — protein MYKHRKPTEADVTPEALFYQRRRVLKALGISVAALSLPLSAQADLLAWFKGSDKPKAPLGKPLTFSQPADWKLDLPLTPEDKVTGYNNFYEFGLDKADPAANAGGLKTEGWTIKIDGDVAKPLTLDIDDLLKRFPLEERIYRFRCVEAWSMVIPWVGFELAKLIKFAEPTSNARYVAFQTLYDPEQMPGQKDRFMGGGLNYPYVEGLRLDEAMNPLALLAVGVYGKTLPPQNGAPIRLVTPWKYGFKNIKSIVHIRFTRERPPCTWNLAASDEYGFYANVNPHVDHPRWSQATERVIGSGGLLNVERQPTLLFNGYAEQVASLYRGLNLRDNF, from the coding sequence ATGTATAAACATCGCAAACCCACTGAAGCCGACGTTACGCCGGAAGCCCTCTTTTATCAGCGTCGGCGCGTCTTAAAAGCGCTGGGGATTTCTGTGGCGGCACTCTCATTGCCGCTTTCCGCACAGGCCGACCTGCTGGCCTGGTTTAAAGGTAGCGATAAACCCAAAGCCCCGCTAGGTAAACCGCTCACGTTTAGCCAACCTGCGGACTGGAAACTCGATCTTCCGCTCACGCCGGAAGATAAGGTCACGGGCTATAACAATTTCTATGAATTCGGCTTGGATAAAGCCGATCCGGCAGCCAATGCAGGTGGATTAAAAACTGAAGGTTGGACCATCAAAATCGACGGGGATGTCGCTAAACCGCTCACGTTGGATATCGACGATTTGCTAAAACGCTTTCCGCTGGAAGAACGGATCTACCGTTTCCGCTGCGTCGAGGCGTGGTCGATGGTCATTCCGTGGGTCGGGTTTGAACTGGCTAAGCTGATTAAATTCGCCGAACCCACCAGCAACGCGCGCTATGTAGCATTTCAGACGCTTTATGACCCAGAGCAGATGCCGGGACAAAAAGATCGCTTCATGGGCGGCGGGCTGAACTATCCCTATGTAGAAGGGCTGCGGCTGGATGAAGCCATGAACCCCTTGGCGCTGCTGGCCGTTGGGGTGTATGGCAAGACCCTGCCGCCGCAGAACGGTGCCCCTATCCGCTTAGTCACACCGTGGAAATACGGATTCAAGAACATCAAATCCATCGTCCATATCCGGTTTACCCGTGAGCGCCCCCCTTGCACATGGAATCTGGCGGCCTCGGACGAATATGGTTTCTATGCCAACGTTAACCCACATGTGGATCACCCGCGCTGGTCGCAGGCCACAGAGCGCGTCATCGGTTCAGGTGGCCTGCTTAACGTTGAGCGCCAGCCTACACTGCTATTTAACGGCTACGCAGAACAGGTCGCCTCGCTGTATCGCGGCCTGAATCTGCGCGACAATTTTTAG
- the msrQ gene encoding protein-methionine-sulfoxide reductase heme-binding subunit MsrQ: MRLTLQHINWLKVLLHLAGFLPLLWLILSVDQGWFSADPAKDIQHFTGRMALKLLLATLLVTPLARYGKQPLLIRCRRLLGLWCFFWATLHLVSYSLLELGLDHLDLLGKELISRPYLTLGIIGWLILLALAITSPQAMMRKLGSQWQKLHNFVYLVAILAPIHYLWSVKTLSPQPILYALAALILLLFRYKKFRQWWR, from the coding sequence ATGAGACTGACTTTACAACATATTAACTGGCTAAAGGTGCTGCTCCATCTGGCGGGTTTTCTCCCTCTGCTATGGCTGATATTATCGGTCGATCAGGGGTGGTTTAGTGCCGATCCCGCCAAAGATATCCAGCACTTTACTGGCCGAATGGCGCTAAAGTTGTTGCTGGCGACGCTGTTGGTCACACCGCTGGCGCGCTACGGCAAACAGCCACTATTAATTCGCTGCCGACGTCTTCTCGGGCTATGGTGTTTTTTCTGGGCGACGTTACATCTGGTGAGTTATTCGCTGCTGGAACTGGGTCTGGACCATCTGGATCTGTTGGGTAAAGAGCTGATATCCCGCCCGTATTTAACGCTGGGAATCATAGGCTGGCTGATTTTGCTGGCGCTGGCGATAACCTCACCACAAGCCATGATGCGTAAGTTGGGATCTCAATGGCAAAAACTGCATAATTTCGTCTATTTAGTCGCCATCCTCGCACCTATCCACTATCTTTGGTCAGTTAAAACGCTATCCCCACAGCCCATTTTGTATGCGTTAGCGGCGCTGATATTACTGCTGTTCCGCTATAAGAAATTCCGCCAATGGTGGCGCTAA
- a CDS encoding SMI1/KNR4 family protein, whose translation MRIVEKDFVGWRMNGSNFDSDLNKVKSAISLIENELMVKLPIEFNDYLTLTNDEAIAPIRKKEYCLAKYAQGVRPVRTSVLFPSEQVIEHTKLSQESIYDERYLLPTGLIVIGSNYDGDSDSCIIYDVRPNSPTYLHIFNWRYYVDNVVVSAGLGLLAHSLKAFLSTPTAVDAL comes from the coding sequence ATGAGAATAGTTGAAAAGGATTTTGTTGGTTGGAGAATGAATGGCTCAAATTTCGACTCCGATTTAAATAAGGTGAAAAGTGCAATAAGCCTTATTGAAAATGAACTAATGGTAAAGTTACCAATCGAATTTAATGATTATTTAACATTAACAAATGACGAGGCCATCGCACCTATTAGAAAAAAAGAGTATTGCCTTGCTAAATATGCTCAAGGCGTTAGACCTGTACGCACATCTGTTTTATTTCCATCAGAGCAAGTCATCGAGCATACCAAACTATCTCAAGAGTCGATATACGATGAACGATATTTGTTACCTACTGGTCTGATAGTGATCGGTTCGAACTATGATGGTGATTCTGATTCTTGTATCATCTACGATGTTAGACCTAATTCGCCAACATATTTACATATTTTTAACTGGCGGTATTATGTTGATAATGTAGTTGTGAGCGCAGGCCTGGGACTGCTTGCTCATTCTTTGAAGGCCTTTCTCAGCACACCAACAGCGGTAGATGCGTTGTAG